In Pseudomonas sp. PDM14, a genomic segment contains:
- a CDS encoding peptidoglycan D,D-transpeptidase FtsI family protein translates to MTGLEGALYPWRFRLVLALLALMVGAISWRIIDLHVIDHDFLQAHGDARSVRHIPIPAHRGLITDRNGEPLAVSTPVTTLWANGKELNKAREQWGALAAALGQEPKAFAQRLEQNSGREFMYLVRGLTPEQGQVILDLKVPGVYGLEEFRRFYPAGEVAAHVIGFTDVDDRGREGMELAFDEWLAGVPGKRQVLKDRRGRLIKDVQVTQNAKAGKTLALSIDLRLQYLAHRELRNALVENGAKAGSLVMMDVKTGEILAMANQPTYNPNNRRNLQPAAMRNRAMIDVFEPGSTVKPLSMSAALQSGRWKPSDIVEVWPGSLQIGRYTIKDVSKTQGRELDLTGILINSSNVGMSKVAFDIGGESIFTLMQQVGLGQDTGLGFPGERVGNLPHHRKWPKAETATLSYGYGLSVTAVQLVHAYAVLANNGRSVPLTMTRADRVPDGVQVMSEDVAKTMQGMLQQVIEAPRGVFRAQVPGYHVSGKSGTARKASVGTKGYTANAYRSMFAGFAPSSNPRIAMVVVIDEPSKSGYFGGLVSAPVFSKVMAGSLRLMNITPDNLPPPVAPQDAQAVAAVAGKGAQH, encoded by the coding sequence ATGACCGGTCTCGAAGGCGCTCTCTATCCCTGGCGTTTCCGCTTGGTGTTGGCGTTGCTGGCACTGATGGTCGGCGCGATCTCCTGGCGCATCATCGACCTGCACGTGATCGATCACGATTTCCTCCAGGCTCACGGCGATGCACGCAGCGTGCGGCACATTCCTATTCCGGCGCACCGTGGCCTGATCACCGATCGCAATGGCGAGCCCCTGGCCGTCAGCACCCCGGTGACCACCCTGTGGGCCAACGGCAAGGAGCTGAACAAGGCGCGCGAGCAGTGGGGTGCCCTGGCGGCGGCCCTGGGGCAGGAGCCGAAAGCCTTTGCCCAGCGCCTGGAGCAGAACAGTGGTCGCGAGTTCATGTACTTGGTGCGCGGCCTGACGCCGGAGCAGGGGCAGGTCATTCTCGACCTCAAAGTGCCGGGCGTGTATGGCCTGGAAGAGTTCCGCCGTTTCTACCCGGCCGGCGAAGTGGCGGCGCACGTGATCGGCTTCACCGATGTCGACGACCGTGGTCGTGAAGGCATGGAGCTGGCCTTCGACGAGTGGCTGGCTGGTGTGCCGGGTAAGCGTCAGGTGCTCAAGGACCGCCGCGGTCGCCTGATCAAGGACGTGCAGGTCACCCAGAACGCCAAGGCCGGCAAGACCCTGGCCCTGTCCATCGACCTGCGTTTGCAGTACCTGGCTCACCGCGAGCTGCGCAACGCGCTGGTGGAGAACGGTGCCAAAGCCGGCAGCCTGGTGATGATGGACGTGAAGACCGGCGAGATCCTCGCCATGGCCAACCAGCCGACCTACAACCCGAACAACCGCCGCAACCTGCAGCCGGCCGCGATGCGCAACCGCGCCATGATCGACGTGTTCGAACCGGGCTCGACGGTCAAGCCGCTGTCGATGAGCGCCGCACTGCAGAGCGGGCGCTGGAAGCCGAGCGACATCGTCGAAGTGTGGCCGGGCTCGCTGCAGATCGGCCGCTACACCATCAAGGACGTGTCCAAGACCCAGGGCCGCGAGCTGGACCTGACCGGCATCCTGATCAACTCCAGTAACGTCGGCATGAGCAAGGTCGCCTTCGATATCGGCGGTGAGAGCATCTTCACCCTGATGCAGCAGGTCGGCCTTGGCCAGGACACCGGCCTGGGCTTCCCAGGCGAGCGCGTCGGCAACCTGCCACACCATCGCAAGTGGCCGAAGGCGGAAACCGCCACCCTGTCCTACGGATACGGCCTGTCGGTGACTGCGGTGCAGCTGGTGCATGCCTATGCGGTGCTGGCCAACAACGGGCGCAGCGTGCCGCTGACCATGACCCGTGCCGACCGTGTTCCCGATGGCGTGCAGGTGATGTCGGAAGATGTCGCCAAGACTATGCAGGGCATGCTGCAGCAGGTGATCGAGGCGCCGCGCGGTGTGTTCCGCGCCCAGGTGCCGGGTTACCACGTGTCCGGCAAGAGCGGCACTGCGCGCAAAGCCAGTGTCGGCACCAAGGGCTACACCGCCAACGCCTACCGCTCGATGTTCGCTGGCTTCGCGCCGAGCTCGAACCCGCGCATCGCCATGGTCGTGGTGATCGATGAGCCGAGCAAGTCCGGCTACTTTGGTGGCCTGGTTTCCGCTCCCGTTTTCAGCAAGGTCATGGCCGGTTCGCTGCGCCTGATGAACATCACCCCGGACAACCTGCCGCCACCGGTCGCGCCGCAAGACGCGCAAGCCGTGGCCGCCGTCGCTGGCAAGGGAGCGCAACACTGA
- the ftsL gene encoding cell division protein FtsL, whose amino-acid sequence MSRAFAKPMPPGSLLLLVLFVGVLLSAIGVSYSAHWNRQLLNSLYTELSVRDKAQAEWGRLVLEQSTWTAHNRIETLATEQLKMRIPEPSEVTMVAP is encoded by the coding sequence ATGAGTCGCGCCTTCGCCAAGCCGATGCCGCCGGGCAGCCTGCTGTTGCTGGTGCTGTTCGTTGGCGTCCTGCTGTCGGCGATCGGCGTGTCGTACAGCGCGCACTGGAACCGTCAGTTGCTCAACTCGCTGTACACCGAACTCAGCGTGCGCGACAAGGCACAGGCCGAGTGGGGTCGCCTGGTGCTGGAGCAGAGCACCTGGACCGCGCACAACCGCATCGAGACGCTGGCCACCGAGCAGCTGAAGATGCGCATCCCCGAGCCGTCCGAAGTCACGATGGTGGCGCCATGA
- the rsmH gene encoding 16S rRNA (cytosine(1402)-N(4))-methyltransferase RsmH, with amino-acid sequence MTSSFRHITVLLDEAVDGLAVRADGCYLDGTFGRGGHSRLILKRLGSEGRLLGFDKDPQAIATGQALAAEDGRFVVVQRSFAELGAEVATRGLAGKIDGVLLDLGVSSPQLDDAERGFSFLNDGPLDMRMNPDAGVSAAEFIATGSADEIARVFKEYGEERFAKRMARAVVERRAVKPFERTADLAAVLTEANPAWEKGKSPATRAFQGLRIYINNELGDLEQGLDAALESLVVGGRLVVISFHSLEDRIVKQFMKRHAKGEADKLPRDLPIIPKAFEPRLKLLGKPQFASEAELKANPRSRSAVMRVAEKLR; translated from the coding sequence ATGACCAGTAGCTTCCGCCACATCACCGTGCTGCTCGACGAGGCTGTCGACGGGCTGGCTGTGCGTGCCGACGGCTGCTACCTCGATGGCACGTTCGGACGCGGAGGACACAGCCGGCTGATCCTCAAAAGGCTTGGTTCAGAGGGGCGCCTGCTGGGCTTCGACAAGGACCCACAGGCGATCGCGACAGGACAAGCACTGGCGGCCGAAGACGGCCGCTTCGTCGTTGTGCAGCGCAGCTTTGCCGAGCTGGGTGCCGAAGTCGCCACGCGCGGCCTGGCGGGCAAGATCGATGGCGTGCTGCTCGACCTCGGCGTGTCGTCGCCGCAGCTGGACGATGCCGAGCGCGGTTTCAGCTTTCTCAACGACGGTCCGCTGGACATGCGCATGAACCCCGATGCCGGCGTCAGCGCCGCCGAGTTCATCGCCACCGGCAGCGCCGACGAAATCGCCCGGGTGTTCAAGGAGTATGGCGAAGAGCGTTTCGCCAAGCGCATGGCGCGTGCCGTGGTCGAGCGCCGCGCGGTCAAGCCGTTTGAGCGTACTGCCGACTTGGCGGCCGTGCTGACCGAGGCCAACCCTGCCTGGGAAAAGGGCAAGAGTCCGGCGACCCGCGCCTTCCAGGGATTGCGCATCTATATCAATAACGAGCTGGGCGATCTCGAGCAGGGTCTCGATGCGGCGCTGGAAAGCCTGGTCGTGGGTGGCCGTCTGGTGGTGATCAGCTTCCATTCGCTGGAAGACCGCATCGTCAAGCAGTTCATGAAACGCCACGCCAAGGGCGAGGCCGACAAGCTGCCGCGTGACCTGCCGATCATCCCCAAGGCATTCGAGCCACGTCTCAAGCTGCTGGGCAAGCCGCAGTTCGCCTCCGAGGCTGAGCTGAAGGCCAACCCGCGCTCGCGCAGCGCGGTCATGCGTGTGGCGGAGAAGCTGCGATGA
- the mraZ gene encoding division/cell wall cluster transcriptional repressor MraZ: protein MFRGANAISLDAKGRLAMPSRYRDELVSRCAGQLIVTIDAVDPCLCVYPLPEWELIEAKLRELPSLREETRRLQRLLIGNAVDIELDGSGRFLVPPRLRTHAGLDKHAMLVGQLNKFQLWNEDAWNALADADLAAIKQPGALPDDLRDLIL from the coding sequence TTGTTTCGCGGAGCTAACGCCATCAGTCTCGACGCCAAAGGGCGACTCGCGATGCCGAGCCGGTATCGTGACGAGCTCGTTTCGCGTTGCGCCGGCCAGCTCATCGTCACCATCGATGCCGTCGACCCCTGCCTCTGTGTCTATCCGCTGCCCGAGTGGGAGCTGATCGAAGCCAAATTGCGCGAACTACCTTCCCTGCGTGAAGAAACCCGTCGCCTGCAACGCTTGTTGATCGGCAACGCCGTGGATATCGAGCTGGACGGCAGTGGTCGCTTCCTCGTGCCGCCGCGTCTGCGCACGCACGCGGGCCTCGATAAGCACGCGATGCTGGTCGGCCAACTGAACAAATTCCAACTGTGGAACGAGGATGCCTGGAACGCGCTTGCTGATGCCGACCTGGCCGCCATCAAACAACCCGGCGCTCTGCCGGACGACCTGCGTGATCTGATCCTGTGA